AGTGAGAGATGCCTACATACTTATGGCAAACCAAGAGAGGGAAAGGATAGTGCTAATTGATGGTTCAAAAAGTCAGGACGAGGTCTTTGCGAACGTTATATGTATTCTTAGAGAAAGGTTTGGTTTATAATTTATACTAGGAGGGTTCAAATCATGCACAATGAGTTTATATCATTAGAAGACCTTGTGGAAAATCCTACCACACGCCTTCCAATAGCTCTCGTGCTTGATACAAGTGGTTCAATGCAAGGAGAACCCATAAGAGAGCTAAGCGAGGGTTACAAGTTATTTCTTAATGAGCTTAAAAGGGACGAAGTTGCGAGGTATTCTGCAGAAGTCTGTGTGATCACATTTGGAGGTCAGGTAAAAGTTTTACAAGAGTTTTCTACCGTAGAGCGTGTCAACAAGTATTTGTTTTTTGATGCTTCTGGAGAAACTCCGATGGGAAGTGCAGTTTTAACTGCCCTTGACAAACTTGAGCAAAGAAAAACCATGTATAAGGAAACTGGTGTGGACTATCATCAACCTTGGATGGTGCTTATGACGGACGGACAACCTACGGACAGAATAGATGAAGCGGTTTCAAGAGTGCAAACTCTCTTAGATTCAAAAAAACTTGTTGTTTTTCCAATAGGAATAGGTCCTTATGCGGATCTGTCCACGTTGGCAAAGTTTACTACTCCAAACAGACCACCTCTTAGACTTAAAGGTCTAAGGTTTAAGGAGTTCTTTGTTTGGTTAAGTAAAAGCGTTTCAAAAGTTTCAAGGTCGTCTCCTACCTCAAAAATAAAACTTGATGAAAATATAAAGGGGTGGGCTGAAATTGGATAGTTGGTTTGGCTTTTCTTTTGCTATTAGGGGTAGAAAAAATATGATGGAAAACTTACCCTGCCAGGATAGTGTAAGGACGTGGTCTAATGGGAATGTGGCATGTGCAATCCTCTCTGACGGAGCTGGAAGTGCCACACACTCCTATAGAGCATCTAACTCTGTAGTTAATAGTGCGATTGTTTACTATAGGAGGTTTATTGAAAATGGTAATGATCGAAGTTTACTAGAGACAGGTAGAGGTGTCTTGGAAGCTGTCAGGGAAAGGATAAAGAGCAAGGCACAGAAACTAAACACGGACATAAAGGATTTGGCTTGCACTTTTCTGGGGGTTTTTATAAAGGATTCTCAGTATCTGATTCTTCACATAGGAGATGGTATAGTAGCGTGTATGATGGAAGATGGATGCATAAAGTTATTATCTGCTGGTTATAGAGGTGAATTTGCAGGTGAAACAGTCTTTTTAACATCTGAAAGCTACGAAAATTATATGAAGGTGATAGAAGGGGATGTCAATCAAGAAAGAATAAGAGCTTTTTATCTGATGAGTGATGGAATGGAAAGCGTTGTATATTCAAAAAGAGAAAATAGATTTGGCAAACTCTTGTATAAACTTTACGATTTGAATTTAAAATATAATGATAAAAAAGCACTGAAGCGAAAGTTAAAGGAAAGCGGAAGGGAGCTTTTTAATCAAAGGACGCACGATGACCTTTCTATAGCATTGTTAGGGAGGAGTTAACATGCAGGATATTGTTTGGTTTAGAGAAGCGGTTGCAAAGTATGTTGTATTGGTAGATACTTCAGCCCTAATGTCTGATGGAGCAGAGATTTTCTTTTATAAATATCTATCTCCATATCTACTTGTTAGTGGAAGAAGATGCTACATTCCCCATGTAGTAATGAAAGAGCTTGAGAAAAAAGCATCAAGCCCAGACAAAAAGAAAATTGCAGAAAAAGCCAAAAATATAGTTGAAGAGCTTATACACAATCAAGTAGGAGAATTTAGAGGAGAAGAAACAGATACACATCCAGACCAAGTTTTCAGAATGGTATACGCTAAATTTGGCGTGCATAAGGACCTAATGTTTATAACTAACGATAAAGTGCTTGCTCGTGAATTATGCGAATTACATAGATCTCAAAGCGTAAAAACAAGATGCAAGCTATTAGTTATTGGTGTTTCTCCAAACGGAATGCCTTATAAGATATGTGAAAATGGTATTATGAGGTATCCAAAAAGGATAACTTCAACTGGTTTTTCTGGTATTAATATAGAAGATAAGCCATTAAATGTTAGCTATATACCAAAAGAAGGAGATGAAGTTATAACGAGTAGCGGTAATACTGTTATGCTTTTAGAAGAGCTTGCAAGGGGTGGGGAAGGTATAGTCTACAAAACTAATATTGACTCTAAACTGGTGAAGATATACGATCCAAGCAGGCTTACAAAACTACGTCTTAAAAAGTTGCAAAGCATGTCAGAGCTAAAAATGGTTAAATCCTCTACTTTTTCTATAGCTTGGCCAGAGGAGCTTGTATACAACAAATCTGGTGAATTTGTAGGTTTCTTAATGAAAAAAATATCAGGGAAAACTCTTCAAGAGCTCGTTTTTACTCCAACCAACGCACAAGCAAATGGGCTTTCCCGTGCAGACCTTGTATCCATATGCATTAACCTTTTAAAGGGTTTTAGATATTTGCATATGAAAGGCGTTTTGGTAGGTGATATAAATCCTCTGAATATTCTTATAAAGGTAGATAAGACTGTATCTGTAGGCTTTATTGATACAGACAGCTTTCAGATAGAAGGTTTTAAGACGGATGTGGGAACTCTTGAATTCACTCGACCATCGCTTTTGCGACAAAACGTTAATTTCAAAGAATACAAAAGACAACCAATAGATGAAGCTTTTGCAGTTGCTGTGTTGATATTTAGAATTCTTATGCTTGGAAAGCATCCATTTAGCTACAAAGGTGGTGAGGATATTATAGAAAACATGAAAAAGGGAAACTTTCCATACAAACTCAAGGATGAAGATTACAACGCCGAAGATGTCCCTGTTGGCCCTTGGAGATATATTTGGAGTCATATACTCCCCTCGGTTAGAGAAACACTTGCGGATGCACTTCTTGAAAGAATAACGATAGCTAATATTAAGGACCTTGTTGAGTATGAAAACAAACTAATAAGGGCATTGGAAAATTATAAAAATCTTATTCAAATTGGTAAATCGAGAAATGAGCTTTTGCTCTACCACTATTATATACCAGATAATGTTCCCAAGGTTAAGGTCAGATGTGCGGTATGTGGATACGAATTTGAAATGTATAAGGATTTCTACGAGAACAAAATACTTGCAAAAAACAAGCAAGTTTTATGTGGAAAGCATCTCTTATACAACAAATATATACAAAGCACTCAGAAAAAGGTACATACCCATAAAACTCAATCCAAGCAAGCTAAAGTTATTACTACAACTTCAAAAAGTGATAACATAATTGTTAGAATATGGAGATGGCTTTTTGGATAAAGGAGGCTTTGCCATGCAAGACTGCATATTTTGCAAGATAGTGAGGAAGGAAATTCCCTCAAAGGGTGTTTATGAGGATGAGCTGGTTTATGCCTTTCATGATATCAATCCCGTTGCACCCACGCACATTTTAATAATTCCCAAAAAGCACATAGTTGGTATTCAAAGCCTTGAGCCTGAGGATGCGCCTTTGGTGGGTCATATGTTCTATGTGGCAAGAAAACTTGGAGAAGAGCTGGGTTATGCACCCGATGAGGAGTTAAACAAGGGCTATAGGTTGGTTTTTAACGTGGGAAAGGATGCAGGGCAAAGCGTCTTTCATCTTCATCTTCACTTCATCGCAGGGAGGAGCATGTCCTGGCCACCAGGTTGATATCCTTCCGAGATTGGATGTCTCAAAAGGTAAAGGAGTATTATCAGAGAGATTTTAGAAAGGATTTTTTCACTGCACCAGAGCTTGACAGAGTCTTTGGTTATGCACTGGCGGAGCACCTTTCAAAGCTGGTAGGAGACTTTGAAAAACCAGTTTTCCTTGAGCTGGGTGGAGGAAGCGGTGTCCTTGCCTATGATATTCTCCAATACTTAAGGGAAAAAGAGCCAGAGCTGTATGGCAGGCTTAAATATTACATTTACGAATTTAGTCCTACGCTTATAGAGATACAAAAGAGGAGGCTTGAGGAATTTAGAGATAAGGTTTTTTGGTGTAATAGCCTTTTTCCCCTTGAGGGTGTGGTCTTTTCTAATGAATTCTTTGACTGCCTACCGGTGCACGTATTGAAAGAAGGAAGGGAGCTATTTGTGGAAGATGGCAAGGAAGTATGGCTTGAGGTCAAAGACCAAAGGCTCAAGGAGGTGATAAGGAGAATGGGCTATGAGAAAATCCCTCATGTGTTAGAGCTTTGCATAGACTGTATAGACTTTTTGAGAGAAATATCTAAAAACTTGGTAAGAGGTTATCATCTTGTAATAGACTATGGCTACACTTCTGAGGAAATAAGCAGGTTTCCTCAAGGCACGGTTGTTGGTTATAGCTCTCATAAAGTGGACATAAACCCACTGAAAAGCGTAGAACCTATAGACATAACCGCACACGTAAACTTTTCTCTTTTAGAGGAATATGGAAAAGACTTTGGCTTGGAGAGGGTTTATTTGAAAAGTTTGAGAGATTTTCTTTTAGAGAGTAGTGCCTTTGTGGAGGAGTTTTATAGGCTTTCTGAGTCTGAAAATCCCGAGGACATAGAAAGACTTTCACGTCTAAAAACTATGCTTGTGAGTATGGGTGAGCGTTTTAGGGTATTACTTCAAAGAGCCCTAAGCTCCAACTCGTAGACTTCCCCTCTGTTCTGTATGGCAAGCGTTCCAGTCCTTCCAGTAAGAACCAGCACCCTTCCATCCTTTGTGGTAAGCACCGCCTGCACGGATTCTTCAAAGTTTCCACCCCTTATGGGTCTTATAAACACAAGGTCTTTACGCCTCTCTCCTATAACAAAGAGCTCACCTCTGCTGTATTTGACTATGTCTAAAAATCTTTGCACTATACCTGTATGGTTTTTCACCACAAAAGCCATGTTGAAGTTTAAAAACCTTGCCCCTGTGCCCGGTGGGTTAAAGATGAAATTGACCTTTCCTTGCTCAAGAGGGATTTCCACAAGGGTATAAGAACCACCAAAGCCCTCTTCTGTTGAAAAGACCTCCGTATCTCCTCTATAGACCCTTACCCTACCAATGCTATCTGTAAAAACAAGATAGTCTCCAAAATAGAAGGCACTGTCTATCCTAAAGCCTCTTGGAGCAAGAAAAGCTCCCGTCTCCCTTAAGTTTTCTCCCTCTAAGGACAACCTCACTGTTTGACCAAACCTATCTCTGAAGTTAAACCTTTGACCTATAAAGGTCTCCTTTGGTCTGCTTTTGTCAAGAACGCTCATTATGTAGGGAATATTTCTTCTTACAGGAACAAGGCTGTCGCCCACTGACCTCAAAATGAGAGAGTTTGCTGAGTCTCCAGATACCATGTTTACAAGCACAAGGTCTCTATTATCCGCACCTATTTTTCCACATCTGAGTCCTACAGGAACACCTGCAGGCAAGCTGTAGTCAAACCTCTTTACCAAGTCGTTTTTCAAAAGCTCATAGACCTCAACCCTTCCAGAAAAAAGCACTACAAGAAACTCTTTACCAGTCCCGGTAAGGTCACAAAGGTCTGCAGATAGAGGTAGCGATGGCAAGGCTCTGAGAAGCCTTGGTCTTGCAAGCAGGTTTATATCCTCAAGGCTTGCCCTCTCTATGCCCTGCACTACCGCCTGCTGTGTTTGGAAAAAGGCTACAGGAGAGTTTCTATACTCCACGCCTATGCCATCCTTTAGTTCCTTTATAGTGTATGTGCATGCTTTTTCCCTTTTCAATTCTGGTAGGACTGAACGGAGTTTGAAAAACCACTCCTCTGAACCCTCAAAGCACACATCCCTTGCCAAAAGCCTTATTCTGTCTCCTTCCCTTGGAGACCCTTCAATAAGTTTTGCGTAAGAGAAGTTATCCTGCACCTCTTCCACTCTAAGAGTTCCCACTTGTTGGCTTTCTCTTCCTATAACCTGCTTTGTAATGGGATGGACTATCTCTCTGCCTTCTCTAAGAATTGCAAACTCCTCACCTATTCTTACCTTCTCTCTACCAAGGTCTATAATCACTCTGTTTCCTTCCACTTTTACCACATAGCCTTCCCTTTGGAAAAAGTCCTTTAAGCCTTGCAAAGCATCCTGTGCCCATACACTTACAGAAAAGAAGAATATAAGAATTAAGACAATCCTTCCCATAGCTCCTCCATGGCTTTTATTATAGCGTCAGTCATAGCCTCTGTTCCCACTTTTATACAACCCTCGCTGTATATGTCTGGAGTTCTGTAGCCCCTCTCAAGCACCAATTCCACTGCTCTATCTATAAGGTCTGCTTCTTTTTTTAACCCAAAGGAATACCTAAGCATCATGCTTGCAGAAAGTATGGTAGCTATCGGGTTTGCCACACCCTTGCCTGCTATATCTGGTGCAGAGCCATGCACTGGCTCATAGAGAGCATACTTGTCTCCAAGGCTGGCAGAGGGTAGCATTCCAAGACTACCCGTTATGACCGCCGCCTCGTCAGAGAGTATGTCTCCAAAGATATTGCCCGTTACTATCACATCAAAGGAAGAGGGTCTTCTCACTATCTGCATGGCACAGTTATCCACATAAAGGTGCTCCAGCTCCACCTCTGGATAGTTTTTTGCCTCTTCTTCCACCACCGCTTTCCACAAGGCACTAACCTCTAAAACGTTAGACTTGTCAACGCTTGTGAGCTTTTTCCTTCTCTGGCGAGCTATCTCAAAGGCTTTACGCACAACGCGTCTTATCTCATCCTCTGTATACCTCATAGTGTTTATGCCTACCCTTTTGCCCTCATACAGAAAAATACCTCTCGGTTCTCCATAGTAGACATCACCGGTAAGCTCTCTAACCACTATAAAGTCTGTCCCCCTTGCGACCTCCTCCTTTAGAGGAGAGGAGCTAATGAGTGGCTCATACACCTTTGCAGGTCTGAGGTTTGCATAAAGGTCAAGAGCCTTTCTTATACCCAAAAGACCCTTCTCTGGTCTTTTATCTGTGGGAAGGCTATCCCACTTGGGACCTCCCACTGCACCAAGAAGCACTGCGTCCGACTTAAGGCATAGCTCCACCGTCTCCTGTGGTAAGGGCGTGCCCTTCTGGTCTATGGCAGAGCCACCTATAAGAGCCTTTTCAAAAAGGAAGTCCAAACCCGAAAGCTCACCAAGCCTTCTTAGCACCCTAAGGGTAGAAGCAATTATCTCTGGACCTATTCCATCTCCCTCTAAAACCGCTATCTTGAAAGTAGGCATACACTGTATTATACTAAACCTTATGCTTGAACTGCTTACTGAAAAGTTTAGCA
This window of the Aquificaceae bacterium genome carries:
- a CDS encoding VWA domain-containing protein, whose product is MHNEFISLEDLVENPTTRLPIALVLDTSGSMQGEPIRELSEGYKLFLNELKRDEVARYSAEVCVITFGGQVKVLQEFSTVERVNKYLFFDASGETPMGSAVLTALDKLEQRKTMYKETGVDYHQPWMVLMTDGQPTDRIDEAVSRVQTLLDSKKLVVFPIGIGPYADLSTLAKFTTPNRPPLRLKGLRFKEFFVWLSKSVSKVSRSSPTSKIKLDENIKGWAEIG
- a CDS encoding PP2C family serine/threonine-protein phosphatase, translating into MDSWFGFSFAIRGRKNMMENLPCQDSVRTWSNGNVACAILSDGAGSATHSYRASNSVVNSAIVYYRRFIENGNDRSLLETGRGVLEAVRERIKSKAQKLNTDIKDLACTFLGVFIKDSQYLILHIGDGIVACMMEDGCIKLLSAGYRGEFAGETVFLTSESYENYMKVIEGDVNQERIRAFYLMSDGMESVVYSKRENRFGKLLYKLYDLNLKYNDKKALKRKLKESGRELFNQRTHDDLSIALLGRS
- a CDS encoding histidine triad nucleotide-binding protein → MQDCIFCKIVRKEIPSKGVYEDELVYAFHDINPVAPTHILIIPKKHIVGIQSLEPEDAPLVGHMFYVARKLGEELGYAPDEELNKGYRLVFNVGKDAGQSVFHLHLHFIAGRSMSWPPG
- a CDS encoding SAM-dependent methyltransferase, yielding MSQKVKEYYQRDFRKDFFTAPELDRVFGYALAEHLSKLVGDFEKPVFLELGGGSGVLAYDILQYLREKEPELYGRLKYYIYEFSPTLIEIQKRRLEEFRDKVFWCNSLFPLEGVVFSNEFFDCLPVHVLKEGRELFVEDGKEVWLEVKDQRLKEVIRRMGYEKIPHVLELCIDCIDFLREISKNLVRGYHLVIDYGYTSEEISRFPQGTVVGYSSHKVDINPLKSVEPIDITAHVNFSLLEEYGKDFGLERVYLKSLRDFLLESSAFVEEFYRLSESENPEDIERLSRLKTMLVSMGERFRVLLQRALSSNS
- the leuB gene encoding 3-isopropylmalate dehydrogenase; this translates as MPTFKIAVLEGDGIGPEIIASTLRVLRRLGELSGLDFLFEKALIGGSAIDQKGTPLPQETVELCLKSDAVLLGAVGGPKWDSLPTDKRPEKGLLGIRKALDLYANLRPAKVYEPLISSSPLKEEVARGTDFIVVRELTGDVYYGEPRGIFLYEGKRVGINTMRYTEDEIRRVVRKAFEIARQRRKKLTSVDKSNVLEVSALWKAVVEEEAKNYPEVELEHLYVDNCAMQIVRRPSSFDVIVTGNIFGDILSDEAAVITGSLGMLPSASLGDKYALYEPVHGSAPDIAGKGVANPIATILSASMMLRYSFGLKKEADLIDRAVELVLERGYRTPDIYSEGCIKVGTEAMTDAIIKAMEELWEGLS